From the Thermodesulfobacteriota bacterium genome, the window CCCAACCGTCTTCCGTACAGCGGCATCACCCAACTGCCGACCAGCACCGAGTCCTCGAAGAAGCCCACGCCGTGCAAGGTCCGCAGCAGGTCGCCCACCGGTTTCGGGAACACCCCTGCTTCGGTCGTCGGTGCTCCCATCCTCACCCCTTGCCCACGCCGAGCAGCTTCTCCAGATAGGCGATGCGCGTGCGCAGGACGCGGAGTTCCTCTTCGTAGCGCCGCCGCCGCTCGAGCTTCCCGGCGAGCGCCTCCACGTCCCCGGCAGCCACGTGGCGGCTGATCACCTTGGACCCTTCGCGGTACTTCAGGGAATGGTAGGAGTACTCCCGGTCCTTGTAGCGCTTCTTGCGCACGCTGAGTGAACCGCGCGGCAGCGCCGCCGCGGAGCCCTCGAGTTCCGCGACCATCTCCCGGCACCGCGCCAGCTCAGCGCTCAACATGTCCCGGACGGCCGGGTCCTTTTCCACCACATTCATGCCGTCATTCTATGTCTTGTGGTGGAAACTAGCAATAGACCCAGCTCGGCTCCGTCCACTGTCTGCCCGGTGTTCCCACCGGGTCGAGAAGTCCCGGTCGCCGTCGGGCAGGGTCCAAATGGCGTGCAGGTGGTCCGGCAACAGGCACACCGCGTCCATGGTGAAGGGCCGTCGGTCCCGCGTCGTCTCGACGGCCGTGCGGAGCAGTGTCCGGGCCTTCTCCTCGGCAAACAGGGGTCGCCGGTTCCAGGTGACCACGGTGAAGAAGTAGGTGCCGCCCACCTGGTCAGCGCGTCGGTAGTTGGACATGACGTTCACGGAGCACGGCGGGGCGAGCCCCGCCCTACATACTTCCTCCACACATTTGGTATACTCACCTCATCTTGTTCGCCACCGGAGAGCGCCCATGCAAGTCGCAAAGGACGAAGTCCGTAGCATCCTCGAACAACTCCCCGACGACGCTTCCCTCGAAGACATCCAGTACCACATCTACGTCCGGCAGAAGATCGACCGCGCGCTCGAGGATGTGGAAGCGGGCCGGACGGTCTCCCAGGACGCGTTTGACCAGCGGATGGCAAGGTGGCTCGAACCGTAAGCTGGACCGAGGTCGCGCTTGCCGACCTCGATGAGGCCGCCGAGTACATCGCCCGGGACTCCCGCTATTACGCCGCTGCACTCGTGCGCGAGGCTCGGACGGCGGCTCGCACCTTGACGCGGCTTGCCGAGCGCGGCCGCTTGGTACCCGAAGCCGGCAGCTAGGATATCCGCGAGATCTACATCAAGACCTATCGCCTCATCTACCAGATCACATCCTCCGAAATCTTCGTGCTGGCGTTCGTCCACGGGGCGCGGGATCTGGGCTCCCTCTGGAAGGCTCGCACAACGCCCGACGAGGAACCGATTCCGCAGGGCGGGGCTTGCCCCGCCAGGTCCGGCACCGGAACACAACACGGCGGGGCAAGCCCCGCCCTACGCGACCAGTGCCCTTGCGAGGTCCTCCAACACGGGTCCGAGGTCTGCACCGAAGAGCTGATAGACCTTCCCCAATCCCCCAGCTTGGGCAAAGGGCGATAGCTTCCAGCGCTTCTCCCGGGTGTCGCGGTCCTGCACCTGGACCGAGTAGCCCGCCTCCACGGTGGAGCCGGCCTCGCTGATCCGGGTGCGGATGCGGTAGACGTCGTAGTTGACGTTGACGCCGTCGGCCACGGCCTGCTCGTGGGGGTATTCCATCACCAGGTTCGAGCGGAAAAAGCCGAAGGTCTGCTTGTTCGGGGTGGCCGTGAGCCCGATCAGGTACGCGTCGAAGTACTCGAGCACCTGGGCCCAGAGGTTGTAGATGGACCGGTGGCACTCGTCGGTGACGATGACGTCGAAGGTCTCGATGGGGATGGTCGGGTTGTATTCAATCGGTTCTGGTGACCGGAAGAGCGGCTCCAGCCCGGCCACCGAGGTCTCGTCGTCCTCGGCGCTGAGCTCGCGGCCCCGGAGCATGGAGTAGAGGCGCTGGATGGTGCCGATGCAGACCCGGGCGGTGTGGTCCAGCGAGTTCGAGGCCAGCCGCTGGACGATAAATTCCTCGGTGAACTTGAAGTTGTTGTAAGGCGAGACGTACTGCTGGAATTCCTTGAGCGTCTGGTCCCCTAGGTTCCCCCGATCCACCAGGAAGAGCACCCGCCGGGCGCCGGCGAACTTGATGAGCCGGTAGATGGCGCTGATGGCGGTGAAGGTCTTGCCCGAGCCGGTGGCCATCTGGATCAGCGCCCGGGGGCGGTTGGCCGCCAGCGACGCCTCGAGGTTGCGCACGGCCTGGATCTGGGCGGGCCAGAGGCCGACCTCGATGAGCGGGTGGGCCCGGGGCAGGCGCTTCAGGCGGGCGCGCAGGGTCTGGGGCTGGCCGTAGCCGTCAGCGCTGTCGACGCCGTGGGCGTGGCCGTGCGCTCCGACCGCATCGGCCGCCCGGGGGAGATCCCTGGCTGTCTCCAGGATCTCCGCCAGGTGCTCGGGCCGGTGGAAGGCGAAAACGTTCCGGGCTCGGGGTTCGGGGTCGAGGCGGTTGGTGACCCGGGTCTCGACGCCGGTGGACTGGTAGTGGAAGGGGAGCGGCCGGTGCCAGGCCGGGAGCGCGGCGGGCAGGCCCTCGGTGTACTTCTTGGACTGGACCTCGACCCCCGAGAGCGTGGCGCCCGCCCTCTTGGCCTCGATCACCCCGGCGGCCCGGCCATCCACGTAGAGCAGGTAGTCGGCCGTGCCGTGGCCCGGGGCCAAGGGGAACTCGCGGAGGGCGACGCCCTGGCCGGCGGAGAGGT encodes:
- a CDS encoding transposase: MSNYRRADQVGGTYFFTVVTWNRRPLFAEEKARTLLRTAVETTRDRRPFTMDAVCLLPDHLHAIWTLPDGDRDFSTRWEHRADSGRSRAGSIASFHHKT
- a CDS encoding type II toxin-antitoxin system RelE/ParE family toxin, with the translated sequence MARTVSWTEVALADLDEAAEYIARDSRYYAAALVREARTAARTLTRLAERGRLVPEAGS